The Penicillium oxalicum strain HP7-1 chromosome VI, whole genome shotgun sequence genome window below encodes:
- a CDS encoding Hexokinase, with protein MVGIGPKQPPSRKGSRHELPQNLLGPIKDFEDQFTVDRAKLKQIVAHFVKELEKGLTVEGGNIPMNVTWVMGFPDGNEQGTFLALDMGGTNLRVCEITLTEEKGAFDITQSKYKMPEELKTGTAEELWEYIADCLQQFIEFHHENEDLRKLPLGFTFSYPATQDYIDHGVLQRWTKGFDIDGVEGQDVVPPLETILKKRGLPIKVAALINDTTGTLIASSYTDTEMKIGCIFGTGVNAAYMENAGSVPKIAHMNLPPDTPIAINCEYGAFDNERVVLPLTKYDEIIDRDSPRPGQQAFEKMTAGLYLGEIFRLALLDLVDNKPGLIFNGQDVSKLRKPYLLDASFLAAIEEDPYENLSETLDLFERVLNILPTQPELEMIRRLAELIGTRAARLSACGVAAICTKKNIQSCHVGADGSVFTKYPHFKARGALALREILDWAPSEKDKVEILAAEDGSGVGAALIAALTLKRVKEGNMAGIRNMDDMKTLL; from the exons ATGGTCGGAATTGGTCCCAAGCAGCCTCCGTCCCGCAAGG GCTCCCGGCACGAGTTGCCGCAGAATCTTTTGGGTCCCATCAAGGACTTCGAAGATCAATTCACCGTGGACCGTGCCAAGCTGAAGCAGATCGTGGCTCATTTTGTGAAGGAGCTCGAAAAGG GTCTGACTGTCGAGGGCGGTAATATC CCGATGAACGTGACCTGGGTGATGGGATTCCCCGATGGTAACGAGCAGGGCACTTTCCTTGCCCTCGACATGGGCGGAACCAACCTGCGTGTGTGTGAGATCACCTTGACTGAGGAGAAGGGCGCCTTCGACATCACCCAATCTAAATACAAGATGCCCGAGGAGCTGAAGACGGGTACCGCTGAAGAGCTGTGGGAATATATCGCCGACTGCCTGCAGCAGTTCATCGAATTCCACCACGAGAATGAGGACCTGCGCAAGTTGCCTCTTGGTTTCACCTTCTCCTACCCAGCCACTCAAGATTACATCGATCACGGTGTCTTGCAGCGCTGGACCAAGGGCTTCGATATCGATGGCGTGGAAGGCCAGGACGTTGTTCCTCCTCTCGAGACCATCCTCAAGAAGCGG GGTCTCCCCATCAAGGTTGCTGCCTTGATCAACGATACCACCGGTACCCTCATCGCTTCCTCCTACACTGACACGGAAATGAAGATCGGCTGTATCTTCGGCACTGGTGTGAACGCTGCCTATATGGAAAATGCTGGCTCCGTGCCCAAGATTGCCCATATGAACCTGCCTCCAGACACTCCGATTGCCATCAACTGCGAGTACGGTGCGTTCGACAATGAGCGCGTCGTTCTCCCACTCACCAAGTACGACGAAATTATTGACCGGGACTCCCCTCGTCCCGGCCAGCAAGCCtttgagaagatgactgcCGGTCTCTACTTGGGCGAGATTTTCCGTCTGGCCCTTCTTGATCTGGTTGACAACAAGCCCGGTCTGATCTTCAACGGACAAGATGTCTCTAAGCTCCGCAAGCCTTATCTGCTCGATGCGTCCTTCCTCGCCGCCATCGAGGAGGACCCTTACGAGAACTTGTCCGAGACGCTGGACCTCTTTGAGCGTGTGCTCAACATCCTGCCCACACAACCCGAGCTGGAGATGATCCGTCGTCTGGCGGAATTGATTGGCACTCGTGCTGCCCGCTTGTCTGCCTGCGGTGTGGCTGCCATTTGCACCAAGAAGAACATCCAGTCCTGCCACGTTGGTGCCGACGGCTCCGTGTTTACCAAGTACCCCCACTTCAAGGCCCGCGGTGCCTTGGCCCTTCGGGAGATCCTCGACTGGGCTCCCAGCGAGAAGGACAAGGTGGAGATCTTGGCTGCTGAGGATGGTTCCGGTGTGGGTGCGGCCCTGATTGCTGCTCTGACTCTGAAGCGTGTCAAGGAGGGCAACATGGCCGGTATCCGGAACATGGATGACATGAAGACCCTTTTGTAG
- a CDS encoding NAD-dependent protein deacetylase hst2-1 produces MGNEESAMADGSTHPSVLEARNIEGVAKYITERNVKRIVVMVGAGISTSAGIPDFRSPDTGLYANLAFLDLEEPEDVFDISFFRENPKPFYALARELYPGRYRPTIAHSFIKLLYDKGLLLKHFTQNIDCLERQAGVPGDKIVEAHGSFATQRCIECETPFPEEEMQSKVQAGEVPYCPVPQCNGLVKPDIVFFGEALPSSFFDSRDLPEQADLCIVMGTSLSVQPFASLPQFCRSGVPRVLINMERVGGLGSRPDDVLLLGDCDAGVRKFAQAMGWEAELEALWEETNPDPQARDAESAPLPSRDERLREEVDRLTADIDRTLQLTSAYQQRVRDRLSEPKDPGTTARVDSPGSVLSSDGLAHVFPHLAPESR; encoded by the exons ATGGGTAACGAAGAGTCGGCCATGGCGGATGGCTCCACGCATCCCTCAGTACTTGAAGCTCGCAACATTGAGGGTGTAGCCAAGTACATCACGGAGCGTAATGTGAAGCGTATCGTTGTGATG GTTGGCGCTGGCATCAGTACCTCGGCGGGCATCCCCGATTTCCGGTCTCCAGATACAGGACTCTACGCCAATCTAGCATTCCTTGACCTGGAAGAGCCAGAGGATGTGTTTGACATCAGCTTCTTCCGAGAAAACCCCAAGCCATTCTACGCGCTGGCTCGTGAACTCTACCCCGGGCGCTATCGCCCAACGATTGCTCATTCATTCATCAAACTACTCTACGACAAGGGCCTCTTGTTGAAGCATTTCACACAAAATATCGACTGTCTCGAGCGTCAAGCAGGAGTACCGGGAGACAAGATTGTCGAGGCACATGGAAGCTTTGCGACGCAGCGGTGCATCGAGTGCGAGACACCATTCCcggaggaggagatgcaGAGTAAAGTCCAGGCTGGAGAGGTGCCATACTGTCCAGTGCCGCAGTGCAACGGACTCGTCAAGCCCGATATTGTCTTCTTTGGAGAGGCATTGCCATCAAGCTTTTTTGACAGCCGTGATTTGCCCGAACAGGCGGATCTCTGTATCGTCATGGGCACTAGTCTGTCAGTTCAGCCGTTCGCCAGTCTACCGCAATTTTGCCGATCCGGTGTACCACGAGTCCTGATCAACATGGAGCGAGTAGGAGGCCTGGGGTCTCGGCCAGACGATGTGCTCCTTCTGGGAGACTGTGATGCCGGGGTGCGCAAATTCGCCCAGGCGATGGGATGGGAGGCAGAGCTGGAGGCACTTTGGGAAGAGACCAATCCCGATCCGCAGGCTCGCGATGCTGAGAGCGCGCCACTTCCCTCTCGTGACGAGCGGCTTCGCGAGGAAGTCGATCGACTCACCGCGGACATAGATCGCACGCTCCAGCTCACGAGTGCTTATCAGCAGCGAGTGCGCGACCGACTGAGTGAGCCGAAGGATCCCGGAACAACGGCTAGAGTGGATTCCCCAGGAAGTGTTCTATCCTCAGATGGGTTGGCTCACGTCTTCCCGCACTTGGCGCCCGAGTCGCGGTAG